From Mustela erminea isolate mMusErm1 chromosome 1, mMusErm1.Pri, whole genome shotgun sequence, a single genomic window includes:
- the CNN1 gene encoding calponin-1 isoform X2, producing the protein MSSAHFNRGPAYGLSAEVKNKLAQKYDHQREQELREWIEGVTGRRIGSNFMDGLKDGIILCEFINKLQPGSVKKVNESTQNWHQLENIGNFIKAITKYGVKPHDIFEANDLFENTNHTQVQSTLLALASMAKTKGNKVNVGVKYAEKQERRFEPEKLREGRNIIGLQMGTNKGASQAGMTAPGTKRQIFEPGLGMEHCDTLNVSLQMGSNKGASQRGMTVYGLPRQVYDPKYCLTPEYPELGEPTHNHHAHNYYNSA; encoded by the exons ATGTCCTCTGCTCACTTCAACCGGGGCCCTGCCTATGGCTTGTCTGCTGAGGTCAAGAACAAG ctagcCCAGAAGTACGACCACCAGCGGGAGCAGGAGCTTCGAGAGTGGATCGAGGGGGTGACAGGGCGCCGCATTGGGAGCAACTTCATGGACGGCCTCAAAGACGGCATCATTCTTTGCGA GTTCATCAATAAGCTCCAGCCAGGCTCCGTGAAGAAAGTCAATGAGTCTACCCAAAATTGGCACCAG cTGGAAAACATCGGCAACTTCATCAAGGCCATCACCAAGTACGGGGTGAAGCCCCACGACATTTTTGAGGCCAACGACCTGTTTGAGAACACCAACCACACCCAGGTGCAGTCCACCCTGCTGGCGTTGGCCAGCATG GCCAAGACGAAAGGGAATAAGGTGAATGTAGGGGTGaagtatgcagagaagcaggaacGGAGATTTGAGCCAGAGAAGCTAAGAGAAGGGCGGAACATCATCGGGCTGCAG ATGGGCACCAACaaaggagccagccag gCCGGCATGACTGCACCTGGGACCAAGCGACAGATCTTCGAGCCCGGGCTGGGCATGGAGCACTGTGACACGCTTAACGTCAGCCTGCAGATGGGCAGCAACAAGGGGGCCTCGCAGAGGGGCATGACGGTGTACGGGCTGCCGCGCCAGGTCTACGACCCCAAGTACTGCCTGACGCCCGAGTACCCGGAGCTGGGCGAGCCCACCCACAACCACCACGCGCACAACTACTATAACTCCGCCTAG
- the CNN1 gene encoding calponin-1 isoform X1, whose product MSSAHFNRGPAYGLSAEVKNKLAQKYDHQREQELREWIEGVTGRRIGSNFMDGLKDGIILCEFINKLQPGSVKKVNESTQNWHQLENIGNFIKAITKYGVKPHDIFEANDLFENTNHTQVQSTLLALASMAKTKGNKVNVGVKYAEKQERRFEPEKLREGRNIIGLQMGTNKFASQQGMTAYGTRRHLYDPKLGTDQPLDQATISLQMGTNKGASQAGMTAPGTKRQIFEPGLGMEHCDTLNVSLQMGSNKGASQRGMTVYGLPRQVYDPKYCLTPEYPELGEPTHNHHAHNYYNSA is encoded by the exons ATGTCCTCTGCTCACTTCAACCGGGGCCCTGCCTATGGCTTGTCTGCTGAGGTCAAGAACAAG ctagcCCAGAAGTACGACCACCAGCGGGAGCAGGAGCTTCGAGAGTGGATCGAGGGGGTGACAGGGCGCCGCATTGGGAGCAACTTCATGGACGGCCTCAAAGACGGCATCATTCTTTGCGA GTTCATCAATAAGCTCCAGCCAGGCTCCGTGAAGAAAGTCAATGAGTCTACCCAAAATTGGCACCAG cTGGAAAACATCGGCAACTTCATCAAGGCCATCACCAAGTACGGGGTGAAGCCCCACGACATTTTTGAGGCCAACGACCTGTTTGAGAACACCAACCACACCCAGGTGCAGTCCACCCTGCTGGCGTTGGCCAGCATG GCCAAGACGAAAGGGAATAAGGTGAATGTAGGGGTGaagtatgcagagaagcaggaacGGAGATTTGAGCCAGAGAAGCTAAGAGAAGGGCGGAACATCATCGGGCTGCAG ATGGGCACCAACAAGTTCGCCAGCCAGCAGGGCATGACGGCCTATGGCACCCGGCGTCACCTGTACGACCCCAAGCTGGGCACGGACCAGCCCTTGGACCAGGCCACCATCAGCCTGCAGATGGGCACCAACaaaggagccagccag gCCGGCATGACTGCACCTGGGACCAAGCGACAGATCTTCGAGCCCGGGCTGGGCATGGAGCACTGTGACACGCTTAACGTCAGCCTGCAGATGGGCAGCAACAAGGGGGCCTCGCAGAGGGGCATGACGGTGTACGGGCTGCCGCGCCAGGTCTACGACCCCAAGTACTGCCTGACGCCCGAGTACCCGGAGCTGGGCGAGCCCACCCACAACCACCACGCGCACAACTACTATAACTCCGCCTAG